TTTCCGTCCTTAATACTTAATTTGCCCCGAACATAACGAGTGAAGTTGTTTACCTTGGTGTAATCCTCTCCTAAGGTTGCGGTCCACTTCTCCAAATAAGGCGAATCCGAAGCCTGCATCATTCGAAGAGTCGGTCTGACGAACAACTCAAACCCGACATAACATGCGCCTGGATTACCCGACAGGGCGAACAGTAATTTACCCTGTACGACAGCAGCCGTGGTCACACTGCCAGGCCGCATCATGACCTTGTTAAATAGCATTTCCACATCACCCTGCCGAACAAGATCGCCCATAATATCATAGTCCCCGACGGAGACCCCGCCAGTCGTTATAATTACATCATACTTCTGGACCACTTCCTCCAGCATACGCCGTGCAAGTTCAATATCATCCACAATGGAGCCGAGCAGATGCGGCTCACCGCCGGCCTGCTTCACTTGAGATAAGAGCATGTAGCTGTTGCTGTTCCTAATTTTGCCGGGCTGCAGTTCTTCATCTACACGAAGCAGCTCTGTTCCTGTTGCGAAGACAGCGACCTGCGGCTTACGATATACCGGCACCTCGTGGAATCCGAAGGTGGCGAGGACCGATATTTCTCCTGCAGACAGCAGCGTCCCCTTTTTGATCAGCAGGTCACCTTCTGAGATCTCTAATCCAATGGGGGTAATATTAGTGCCTGATGTGACAGAACGTTTGAAGCCGACAGACGCGGCTTCAGCTTCACTTCGGACCTCGGCAGCCTCGATCATAACGACTGCATCGGCTCCATCCGGCACTTGTGCTCCTGTCATAATTCTGGCCGCTGTTCCAGAGTGAATAACTTTATCTGACGCATATCCACACGGAATTTCATCTATGACTTGAAGCCATATTTGATTCGTACTGGAAGCCTCATGAAGATCGTTGCTCTTCACAGCATATCCATCCATCCCTGATCTCCGAAAATAAGGGTATGGGTGCGGTGCGTGAATATCTTTGCTGATCGTACGGCCATGCACCTCATCAATGCTTACGAGCTCCGTGTCCATCTCTTGTAAATACTTCGTTAACATCTGCTGTGCAGCCTCGACTTGTATCGCTTTACGATTAAATTTTGGATCTGTTGATAGATTTACCATCCTATACTCCTTATGTTTATCATCTTTTTCCAAAGTGTAGCGGCTTCTTACGATCCCTGCAAGGTCTTCACAGTCCAATTCCCCAATTCTGTTCAAAAAAAAGAGCTGAGTCTAAAGATTAAATCTACTTTAGATCCAGCTCCGTTCTTATTTGTTTGTGTTCCCTGTTTACCTTTACTTACCTTCGCCTTGTAATACGTCCTGAACCCATTTTCGTTTTGGGCCGGCTGCTCTTCTTCGGAGATGAAAATATACTTGACCCACTGCTCTTTCCTCGTTCAATCTTACCTTTGCTGGAAGAAGAGGACGATGAGGAGCCTCGTTCGAGCACGCTGTTTCCTGAGGTTGACTTGCTTGTATCTCCTGAATCTCCCAGCCCTCTCCTGATAATGGATCCACTCTTGTTCGTCGTTAGCGGAGGTGCCATCGACTTATCGTTATCCGTAGGCGTCCGATACGTTCCTTGGGATGGTTTATAAGTCTTCTGGGTCGTATAACCCCGATATTTCCCTGCGCCTTTTAACGAATCAAACATACTGTCGAGAATCGATGCCGTTATATAACCCTGGAGAAAAGAAGAGCTGTAGTTCTGTCTGACATATTCTTGCGAGTCCACTTCAATGAGCGTATCTTCCGGTGTTTCTGGGTCTTGCTGCAGATGATATAACTCATCAGGATATACAAGAAACATTCGCTCTGTATCCTGTGGAGATACTTCTTCCGGTGATCTCTCTTCCATCAGCTCATTCGCAACTTCAGGTACGGTCATACCAGCGGCACGATATACATAGGAAGTTGAATTGCCGCTGCCATTCACAGATTCGAGCGGGTAGTTCTCTTTGACCGCAGACGCTGTTCCACATCCAGTAAGTACTGAGACGAATAAACTGAGGACAAGTACAATTTTGATCATGTAAAAAAAACGCTTGTTCATGGTTAACCTCTCCTAGGTTGCCCGAATAACTTTAACATCTGCTGGAATGATGTGCTCTCCCTCGTACAGCATAAAACGTCCATTTTGCCATTCAATCCTGAGCAGGTGATTGTCATCAGACTGATACTGCCAGACATGCTGCTCTCCGCTTTGGGAGAAAGGAGTTCTTCCTGTTGTCAGCACATGCCCTGCGTATTGTTCTTCCATATGATAATCTCGGTCATCAAGCTCTATTGTTGTCGGTACTTCATCCGGGCTGTCGAGTCGTCCATCAATCGGCTGGTACAATCCGTAGGTGAGTCGTTCCCTCTCTTCTATATGCAGGTAAGCAAGCTGATTGCCGTCTTGAAGCGTAAGCACGACTGCATTGCGTCCACGATTCTGCACTCTTCCGACGACCTCGTAAGTGATCAGTGATACCTCGCATATATCTCCAGGAGCCAGCTGCAGCATACTCTTCTCTTGCGGCTCCGGCTTTGGCTTCGACAGCAGATTCGTTACTCTTTTCCATATACTCATTATCTATCAATCCCCTATTTCTTACTCGATCCTCATTATAGTGAAGCCGAAATGATCAATGCCCCAACCACATGTAGTGTTCCGGAGAACAACCCATATCCAATCTTGCCCTGCTGCATGCCTCCATCAATATCAAAGGCAGCGAACCTGCGAATGATGAAATGGACGACAGCTTCAATCACAAGCAGAATGATAAAAGAAATAACGGAGACGATTAATGCGTCTCCTAAATGATACGATACAGATATCGAAGAAGACAAAATGTAGCCCTGTGCGAACAGCTTCATAATAAGTCTTGTTGTTACCGCCATATTGCCTGCCTTCACTTCTGCAAAATCCTTATACTTCGTAAACAGCGAATCAATATACATCAGTATAAATAGCAATACAGCTCCCGATCCTGTCCATACCAGCATGCGTAAAATATCCATAAATTCCATCTTGGCCTACATCCCCCACCGTTCAAGATAACTCCTCATGAAAAACGAAGGAGAAACTTTAAAGGTCTCTCCCTCGCTTATATATGTGCTGATCCTGTTATCCATTCATAGATTGATCAACATTACGCTTATTTATTGTCGTATTGCTTCATCAGCGCAGCGAGTTCGTCCTCAACAGCCTGGTCTTTACCAAGATTCTCAAACTCTTCGTCGAGAGATTTATCCTTCTTGTTCATTTCATTGCTTGCTTCTGCCAAGGCTTCAGCCTGCAGCATTTTATCTTCCATCCGTTTAAGACCGGCTGTTGCAGAATCTGAGCTAAAGTCATTCATCGCCTTGTTAATCTCAGTTTGTGCTTTGGCTGCATTATAACGGGCAACCAGAGTTTCACGCTTGCTCTTCATTTCAGCGAGCTGCTTGCGCATCTCCTCAAGCTTGCTGCGGAGATTATCAGCCGCCGCCTTGTTTTGGTCGTAACTTGTCTTGTATTCAGTAAGCTTCGCTTCTGCATTCTTCTTCTCTTCCAATGCGCGACGCGCCAGATCAATATTCTGGGCCTTGGCTGCGGTGTGAGCCTGCTCTTCACGCTTCTTAACCAACGCTTCTTGCTCTTCGTACAGAGACTTAAATTTCTTCTCTAGGGCAATCTGAGAGGCAACCGCCTTCTCTGCGTCCTCAAGGTCTTCCTGCATATCACGAATATATTGATCCGTTAATTTAATCGGGTCCTCTGCTTTATCAATCAGTGCATTAAGGTTAGACATCGTAACATCACGTAATCTTTTAAAAAACGACATTTCATATTCCTCCCAATGGTTTTCTATTTGCTTCCTTCTTCATAACTCATCAATTTTGCATCTAATCCAATATTACGAATCAATTTAGAATACGTTTCAAAATAATTAAAAACCTCTTAAATAAGGCTTGGGTATAGACTGCTTGCCGCTAATAGCTTGGGATGCGTGCAACGCCCAATACGGATCACGCAGCATTCCCCTGCCGACCGCAACGAGATCGGCTTGACCCGATTCAACCACATTTCTTGCATCCTCATAATCCTCCAGCAGGCCAACTGCAATCACTGGAATCCTCAGCTCATTCTTGAATATATGGGCCAAATCCACCTGATATCCGGCTCTTGCGGCAGGGCCTCCATCTGAACCGATCGGGCCTTCTCCTCCAGAGGTGATATGGAAGATATCCACGCCCGCATTCTTATATTTTTGACTAAGTTCAACCGCATACCGAACATCATAGCCATGATTTACATACTCCTTCGCGGAAATACGCATGATGATCGGCATTTCACTCGGAATCACTTCTTTAACCGCAGTAATCACCTCAACACCAAAACGCGATAAGTCCTGACCGTATTCGTCCTCACGGAGATTTGTCAGAGGAGAATGAAATTGATGAATTAAGTAACCATGTGCTCCGTGTATTTCAACGGTATCAAAGCCAGCCTCTACTGCCCTTCTCGCCGCTTCCTTATAATCGATGACCAACTGCTTCACTTCTTCATACTCAAGCGCTCTTGGCACATCATACCGCTCGCTGAATGGAATGGCAGAAGGTGCAACAGGTGGCTTCGCATCTTGAGCCTTACGGCCTGCATGCCCCAGCTGAATACCGATCTTACACCCGTAGGAATGAACGGCTTCAACCAGTCTTCGATAGGATGGAATTTGGTCATCACTCCATAGTCCTGTATCCAGATCGGTAATTCTTCCGTCCGGATGTATACCCGTCATTTCAACAATAATCAATCCCGTACCGCCTACAGCGCGGCTGACATAATGTACGTAATGCCACTCATTAGGAATCCCATCCTCCTGCGTAACACTGTATTGACACATCGGCGGCATGACAACGCGATTTTTAATTTCCAGGCCCTTTATCTTAATAGGCTCAAACAATTGACTCAAGCGCCCCTCAGCTCCTCGTCCTTTTTTCTAGAATAATATCATCCTGCTAAGGTAATAACAAACAAGTAACACTTTGTTCCTTGCTACCAATTTCGCATAATGCAATACAGTTTAGCCTTCAAATACATAACAAAGGAGTTAAATTATTAATGAAGCGTTTGTCATGTTACATCTTGATGTTAATGCCCTCAATTGCCATTATTAGTGCTTTGATATCCCCAGACTTCTCGAATGCCTTCTATAAGAATCATACGAATTCTATACAGCCGGCGGCCATTCACAAGCCCGATTCTTCAAGAGCTTCCTCCGAACGTAATACACCAACTCTGGGACAGCTGCGTAAGAAATACAGCCATTACTTCCTTACCAATGGACCAAGGGTTAACAAGGTGGCGCTAACATTTGACGATGTTCCCGACCCTAGGTTTACTCCGCAAATTCTAGATATTCTTAAGAATCACGGTGTAACAGCTACCTTCTTTGCGAATGGTCATCGGATAGCAAAATATCCCAACATTTTCAGGAGAATTCATGAAGAAGGTCACGCGATCGGTAATCACAGCTATTCACATCCTAACTTCAACCGATTGTCCGTTCCTGAATTTGTGAGTGAAATTCAAAGAACAGAGCAGGCTGCCTTTCCGATTATTCAGTATTATCCAAAAATGATCCGTCCCCCTTATGGAGAAATTACCGAGGATCAATTAAAGTGGGCTGCAGAACACTCCTATCGCATTGTGAATTGGAATGTAGATTCACTCGACTGGAAGGGAATCGGCAAGAACGAGGTTATACAGAACATTATGTCTAACATCAGACCAGGAGCGATTGTCCTTCAGCATGGCGGAGGCGGCGTAGGCTCAGATCTCAGCGGTACGATTCAGGCGCTGCCTGAAGTGATTACCAGGCTCCAAGCCTTAGGCTATGAGCTTGTCACCGTGCCTGAGCTGCTTGGAATCAGCCTGGAAAAGTAAAAAACTCGTGAAGGCCGCTGGCTCTTCACGAGTTTACATAGTTCAGGTTATTCGGTTATTCAACCCGATTGATTGGATTCATTGATTCATTCTTTGATGAAATACAATTTCACGTCCTGGATTCCAAATTCACTTACAAAGCTCGGACTTCCAGGAATAAAGATATCAATTTTGTTACCTTTTATGGCACCGCCAATATCCGTAGCCGTGGCTACAAAAGCCTTATCCGGCAGCCCGTCATGAGAATGTCCGGTTACGAGAACCTTGGTTCCAAGAGGGATGACATCAGGATCTACCGCAATGGTACCGAGCTTCAGATCATTGCCGAAATAATCGACGGCTCCGTATCCGCCGTTCTCCGCAGGATCCGAGGAGTAAGCTGTCGCTTTGACATTCAGCGTTTTGCTATAATCAAAATTCTTAC
This sequence is a window from Paenibacillus urinalis. Protein-coding genes within it:
- the glp gene encoding gephyrin-like molybdotransferase Glp; the encoded protein is MVNLSTDPKFNRKAIQVEAAQQMLTKYLQEMDTELVSIDEVHGRTISKDIHAPHPYPYFRRSGMDGYAVKSNDLHEASSTNQIWLQVIDEIPCGYASDKVIHSGTAARIMTGAQVPDGADAVVMIEAAEVRSEAEAASVGFKRSVTSGTNITPIGLEISEGDLLIKKGTLLSAGEISVLATFGFHEVPVYRKPQVAVFATGTELLRVDEELQPGKIRNSNSYMLLSQVKQAGGEPHLLGSIVDDIELARRMLEEVVQKYDVIITTGGVSVGDYDIMGDLVRQGDVEMLFNKVMMRPGSVTTAAVVQGKLLFALSGNPGACYVGFELFVRPTLRMMQASDSPYLEKWTATLGEDYTKVNNFTRYVRGKLSIKDGKVYASAAKVDESSVMVTIKDSDCLIIVRPESKGLKSGEPVELLKLNTAAGC
- a CDS encoding DUF4247 domain-containing protein, coding for MNKRFFYMIKIVLVLSLFVSVLTGCGTASAVKENYPLESVNGSGNSTSYVYRAAGMTVPEVANELMEERSPEEVSPQDTERMFLVYPDELYHLQQDPETPEDTLIEVDSQEYVRQNYSSSFLQGYITASILDSMFDSLKGAGKYRGYTTQKTYKPSQGTYRTPTDNDKSMAPPLTTNKSGSIIRRGLGDSGDTSKSTSGNSVLERGSSSSSSSSKGKIERGKSSGSSIFSSPKKSSRPKTKMGSGRITRRR
- a CDS encoding DUF4178 domain-containing protein, coding for MSIWKRVTNLLSKPKPEPQEKSMLQLAPGDICEVSLITYEVVGRVQNRGRNAVVLTLQDGNQLAYLHIEERERLTYGLYQPIDGRLDSPDEVPTTIELDDRDYHMEEQYAGHVLTTGRTPFSQSGEQHVWQYQSDDNHLLRIEWQNGRFMLYEGEHIIPADVKVIRAT
- a CDS encoding DUF350 domain-containing protein; amino-acid sequence: MEFMDILRMLVWTGSGAVLLFILMYIDSLFTKYKDFAEVKAGNMAVTTRLIMKLFAQGYILSSSISVSYHLGDALIVSVISFIILLVIEAVVHFIIRRFAAFDIDGGMQQGKIGYGLFSGTLHVVGALIISASL
- a CDS encoding PspA/IM30 family protein translates to MSFFKRLRDVTMSNLNALIDKAEDPIKLTDQYIRDMQEDLEDAEKAVASQIALEKKFKSLYEEQEALVKKREEQAHTAAKAQNIDLARRALEEKKNAEAKLTEYKTSYDQNKAAADNLRSKLEEMRKQLAEMKSKRETLVARYNAAKAQTEINKAMNDFSSDSATAGLKRMEDKMLQAEALAEASNEMNKKDKSLDEEFENLGKDQAVEDELAALMKQYDNK
- a CDS encoding NADH:flavin oxidoreductase/NADH oxidase, whose protein sequence is MSQLFEPIKIKGLEIKNRVVMPPMCQYSVTQEDGIPNEWHYVHYVSRAVGGTGLIIVEMTGIHPDGRITDLDTGLWSDDQIPSYRRLVEAVHSYGCKIGIQLGHAGRKAQDAKPPVAPSAIPFSERYDVPRALEYEEVKQLVIDYKEAARRAVEAGFDTVEIHGAHGYLIHQFHSPLTNLREDEYGQDLSRFGVEVITAVKEVIPSEMPIIMRISAKEYVNHGYDVRYAVELSQKYKNAGVDIFHITSGGEGPIGSDGGPAARAGYQVDLAHIFKNELRIPVIAVGLLEDYEDARNVVESGQADLVAVGRGMLRDPYWALHASQAISGKQSIPKPYLRGF
- a CDS encoding polysaccharide deacetylase family protein, whose amino-acid sequence is MKRLSCYILMLMPSIAIISALISPDFSNAFYKNHTNSIQPAAIHKPDSSRASSERNTPTLGQLRKKYSHYFLTNGPRVNKVALTFDDVPDPRFTPQILDILKNHGVTATFFANGHRIAKYPNIFRRIHEEGHAIGNHSYSHPNFNRLSVPEFVSEIQRTEQAAFPIIQYYPKMIRPPYGEITEDQLKWAAEHSYRIVNWNVDSLDWKGIGKNEVIQNIMSNIRPGAIVLQHGGGGVGSDLSGTIQALPEVITRLQALGYELVTVPELLGISLEK
- a CDS encoding 3D domain-containing protein, giving the protein MFKSFKKTSIAAAILGAALMVQVVPAQAAKVHTALEGDTFYTLSKKYKVNLQQLMNANKKISPYNIYGGLKITIPTTSKLTAQAAGSNSNQAVTASLNVDSSNKVVEAWGKNFDYSKTLNVKATAYSSDPAENGGYGAVDYFGNDLKLGTIAVDPDVIPLGTKVLVTGHSHDGLPDKAFVATATDIGGAIKGNKIDIFIPGSPSFVSEFGIQDVKLYFIKE